aacaacgctcttttaatttttaccctacttttttttttttaaactagaaaattgaaaaagaagaaacaaaCGTAAAATCACATTTCTATGCACTAAAAAATACAAACAATAGAACAAGCTCACTAGTTCTTGTCTCTTGTAGTCTTGTGTCAAGATACAGTTGTTGCACCACAAACACTTGAAATAGTTGCTAACGAAAATGCAACGAGACGATTCCCACTGAATGGGCAACAACGGTGGCTGCATCGTAGCCAGCAGTTCGAATGCAGTCGTGATCATCATATTCGATGTTTTCTACGATATGATCTGTATTGGATTACAACCGAAAAAGCTCAGCTACTCGGTTTGTTGAAGAGAATCCTTAGTTGGACATTACTGGAGAAACTTACCTCGGAAATAAGTGGCATCGCATGAGTTTCCCATTCGGTAGACCATTTTGAACTTGAGCTTTTAGCCAAAGCACCATCCTTTAAAGATTTCAGAGACTCGCATTTATCCGGGAAGCCTTTGAAAAGCATCTGCATCGAAACTCTCATGATATCGAATGTTCAAGACTCGGGGATAACAAACAAGGTGTAGCAACTTCTTCATGTTTTTGACAACACAAGAAACTAACCATAAATTCATCGGCGAGTTCAGATGGCGAAGAAAACAGTAGTCCATTCTTCTCAACCTTAACTAGCTCCTTGATGCTAGAGACATACATGGAAAGAACCGTTTAGTTCGTAAATGTGAATAAAAAATCACAAGAAATTTGAACATCGTACCATGAGTATGAAGCCGCACATACGGGCAGCCCACATCCAAACATATCAACAACCTGAAGGATTGAACTTTAATAACGATCAAGAATCCCAGCGTCGATCACCAGCACGAAATTCAACCAGGAGTTACCTTCATGGGAAGGTCCAAACCGGATGAAGAAGTGTGCAACGATACACCTAGATCCGCAGAGCCTGCACAAAGCCAGAAGTGAGGAACTATTTGATATAAGAAGTTATTGATAAAATGGCCTCTAAGCTCACCGAGTAATAATGGATAGTCCTCGGCTGATAGCCACATGGTTCTGAAGGCCACGCGCCtaagttttaatttctttatcTGTTGTTCATATTTTGCTTTTTCTGGCCCCTTACCTTCATAATTTAGTACTGACATTTTAAAGGCATCCTATAACCAGCAATAAATATTGTACTTACAGAGAGTGTGCAAACACATACCGGTTATGATAAACAACAATCTAGGGTACAGTTGTTCCCCCTTACAGATATCCAACCAAAGTTTCTCCTCGGTAATTGAATCATCCTCACCCAGGACCCCAGAAACACGTCGATCATACATAAGTGCCGCTTGTAGAAGTATACTAAAATCTTCATCTGGCGTCCTGTGTGCCATAATAAAATTCCCTTGAGCCACCTATGATCAGTCAATTAAATATGCAACAAGAAAATTCAATCAACTCTTTGTTATTTAATACACCCTTTCCCTAAAACTAAAACCAGTTTGTTCGCGTATACACAAGTCTAGGTAATGATTTTATGTAGACGTCTGAAAAGATAAAGCATATCATCCTCAATTAGTATAGTGAAAAAATCTGTTTTAAGAGGAGGCAGTTAACTTGGCTATGAATCTCAGTCTGGGAAACTAAATTATTCCATGAATACTGTCGATTTGGCCATAATATTGGATGTATGAATCAATACTATAACCTAAGTATGCTTATTATTATAGCTTGatctttaatttatttatcaCGAAGGTCATTGTACTTGCACATGGAGTACCATCCCATATATGTAACTATGGTGATCATAATTCATAAACGATTAGACACATTCCTAAATCAATATAGGAGTAAATGAAGATATTACACGTATTCCAATAGcaaattgtttaaatttttctttttctcctgtATGAGAAAGTTCTGCAGGAAAAGCTTGAACGTGTAACTTATTCAAATTCCACATGAAATTCTAGGGCATTGAGATAGTAAAAAAGCAACAATATTTCTGTGAGTAACAGAAACTCGGTTGCTTTTATGGTAGTCGGGATGAACTAGCACATTTTATCCTACTAGATTTAGAGAAGGAAAATATTATGCACACAACAAGACATGTATTAACATCTAAAGTGAAGTTCAAGAAAGAATTTTCATACATGATATTAGGAGAAAAATGAAGAACATCATACTGTGAAGGTCCTCGCAAATGAAGCTTACCAGCTTGTGCTACTGACGACAAGGGCAGGCCTGTTTGGTTTCAAGAAAATGTCATTGCCCACTTGAGAAGTAAACAAAGAATCACTAGGATGATCCAACTCATTGCTGGCTTCAAAGCGGAATGACTTTTCATTCCCTGCATGGAGATAAGTGT
This window of the Zingiber officinale cultivar Zhangliang chromosome 3B, Zo_v1.1, whole genome shotgun sequence genome carries:
- the LOC122056607 gene encoding UDP-glycosyltransferase TURAN-like isoform X3 → MESTEKKRGRVAVVVLGDIGRSPRMQYHALSLAEQENLLVDIVANGGSDPHVSIREHHSIRIYQMNPPSVPTLAAVKLSSWLRRSKFIIDWHNFGYTLLGLSHGRNHIIVKTYHWFESYFGRMADGSLCVTKAMQHELAENWEIKATVLYDQPPEFFHPTSMKEKHELFCRLKNDICPPNGAFDCIHTRNEKSFRFEASNELDHPSDSLFTSQVGNDIFLKPNRPALVVSSTSWTPDEDFSILLQAALMYDRRVSGVLGEDDSITEEKLWLDICKGEQLYPRLLFIITGKGPEKAKYEQQIKKLKLRRVAFRTMWLSAEDYPLLLGSADLGVSLHTSSSGLDLPMKVVDMFGCGLPVCAASYSCIKELVKVEKNGLLFSSPSELADEFMMLFKGFPDKCESLKSLKDGALAKSSSSKWSTEWETHAMPLISEIIS
- the LOC122056607 gene encoding UDP-glycosyltransferase TURAN-like isoform X2, with protein sequence MLHGSDPHVSIREHHSIRIYQMGSVHLKGLSKISSALALVVKAAIQFVILVWFLCVKIARPDAFIVQNPPSVPTLAAVKLSSWLRRSKFIIDWHNFGYTLLGLSHGRNHIIVKTYHWFESYFGRMADGSLCVTKAMQHELAENWEIKATVLYDQPPEFFHPTSMKEKHELFCRLKNDICPPNGAFDCIHTRNEKSFRFEASNELDHPSDSLFTSQVGNDIFLKPNRPALVVSSTSWTPDEDFSILLQAALMYDRRVSGVLGEDDSITEEKLWLDICKGEQLYPRLLFIITGKGPEKAKYEQQIKKLKLRRVAFRTMWLSAEDYPLLLGSADLGVSLHTSSSGLDLPMKVVDMFGCGLPVCAASYSCIKELVKVEKNGLLFSSPSELADEFMMLFKGFPDKCESLKSLKDGALAKSSSSKWSTEWETHAMPLISEIIS
- the LOC122056607 gene encoding UDP-glycosyltransferase TURAN-like isoform X1 — its product is MESTEKKRGRVAVVVLGDIGRSPRMQYHALSLAEQENLLVDIVANGGSDPHVSIREHHSIRIYQMGSVHLKGLSKISSALALVVKAAIQFVILVWFLCVKIARPDAFIVQNPPSVPTLAAVKLSSWLRRSKFIIDWHNFGYTLLGLSHGRNHIIVKTYHWFESYFGRMADGSLCVTKAMQHELAENWEIKATVLYDQPPEFFHPTSMKEKHELFCRLKNDICPPNGAFDCIHTRNEKSFRFEASNELDHPSDSLFTSQVGNDIFLKPNRPALVVSSTSWTPDEDFSILLQAALMYDRRVSGVLGEDDSITEEKLWLDICKGEQLYPRLLFIITGKGPEKAKYEQQIKKLKLRRVAFRTMWLSAEDYPLLLGSADLGVSLHTSSSGLDLPMKVVDMFGCGLPVCAASYSCIKELVKVEKNGLLFSSPSELADEFMMLFKGFPDKCESLKSLKDGALAKSSSSKWSTEWETHAMPLISEIIS